Genomic DNA from Chitinophaga lutea:
TGCGGGTTGAACTGGGTGGGATTGCCCCCCTGGATGGAAATCACGTCATCGCTGTAAATATCCGTCATCGGGTACGACTGCGGCGGCCACGTGCCCGGCATGCTGTAATAAGCGCCTTTCAGCAACAGGGGAATGTCCGCGTCCGTCAGTTGACCTTTGCCGACAGCCTGGTCGGGCGCCGGCCGGTCGAGGTACTTCCCGCAGGCGGACAAACCTGCGAAACCTGCGATCAGTAAAATGTTTTTATAGTTACGTAACATGTGTCGTTGTTTTTAAGTGAATCAGAAACGCAGGTCGATGCCGGCGGAAAATGTGCGGGGCAACGGCGCCACATCCTGCTGCATGCCCGTTTCGATCATCTGCTCCGGGTCGTTGGCCAGCAGGCGTTTGTCTTTTACCGTAAATACGTTCTGCGCGGCGGCGTAGAGGCGCACCTGTTGCATGCCGGCTTTGCCGATGAGCGCCGATGGCAGGTTGTATGCAAAGGTGATGTTGCGGCAGCGCAGATAGGAGCCGCTGAACAGGTAGTGGGTGGAAGGCTGAACGTTCCAGTCGGTGGTCTGACCGGCGCCGTGCGGCCCTACCACAGCCCGCGGATAATAACTGCGGTCGCCGGGTTTCTGCCAGCGGTCGAGCACCCAGGTGGGTTTGTTGTTTACCACCCCGGTGTAGATGTCGTAATCGTAGTTGCGGTACACCTGTTCACTGAAGTTGTAGATCTTGTTGCCGAGCGTAAAGGCCAGCTGGGTGTTGAGGCTGAAGTTTTTCCAGCCGAGGTCGATGGTGAAGCCGCCGCTGGCTTTGGGCTGCGCTACGGGCACATACACCATGTCTTTCTGGTTGATGATGCCGTTTTTGTCGCGGTCTTCATACACCAGGTCGCCGGTTTGCGGGTCCACGCCGAGGGAATTATACAATTGCAGCAAACCCAGTGGCTGCCCGATCTGCACATATCCCTGCGGGCCGCCGGCGAAATAAATGCCGTAGCCCATGATGCTGTCGCGCAGCTCTGTCACTTTATTGCGGTTGATGTTGGCCACCGCGCTGACTTCCCAGTGGAAATTACCCGGCCGGCTGGCGAGCGATACCGCGAGGTCCACGCCGCGGTTGGTCATGGCGCCCACGTTCACGCGCTGCGACACGAACCCGCCGCTGGAAAAAGGTATCTGGCGGCTGGTGAGCAGGCCGTCTGTTTTTTTCACGTAGTACTCGGCGGTGATACTGAGGCGGTTGTTGAAGAAACGGGTTTCGAGGCCGATGTCGTGCTGCCGCGTGCGCTCCCATTTCAGATCGGGATTGCCGAGCATGGTATGCAGGCGCAGCGCCGGTTCGTTGAGATACAGCACGCTGTTCGCCAGGTCGCGGGTGTCGTACAGGCCGATGGGGCGGATGTTGCCGGTGATGCCGTAGCTGGTCCTTACTTTCAGGTAGCTCAGCAGCGGGTTGCCTTTCAGGAACGCTTCGTCTGAAATGATCCAGCCGCCGGAAACGGCGGGGAACCAGGCGTAGCGGTTGTTGGAGAGTTTGCTGGTGCCGTCGCGGCGGAGGCTGAAGCTCAACAGGTATTTGCCCTCCCAGTTCATGTTCGAACGCAGGAAGTAGGATTCCGAATATTCTTCGTAAAAGCGGTTACCGGACGCATAGAAGTTCGTCGCAACGGCAGCATTGCCCGGCTGCCATAACGCTTCGATCAGCGGGAAGCCCTGGTAATTGTAGGCCGCGGTGCGGTACTGGTTACCGGTGAACTCCTGGCCCAGCAGCACGTCCGCATGCAGCTTCGCATAATTGAAGCGGTAGCTGAGCACGTTGTTGAGCGTGTAACGCAGGCCCTTGTTGCCTTCGCTGGTGTAGTTGCCGCTGGTGGCCTGACCCTGGTAGCTGAAAGGCGACATAAAATACTCCTGCTCGTCTTCACTCCGCGAGCCAGCGATCATAGAGCGCAGGGAGAAGTTTTTGCTGAAGGTGGCTTCCGCGAAAAAGTTGCCGGTATAGTTCCAGGTTTCCCTGAGGTTTTTATGGTATGTATGCAGCGCGCCCAGGGGATGTTCCTGGTAACCGTATGAATAGTCCCATGCACCGGCGCCTGTTTTTTTGAGGGAGTCCGGCGTGTCCGGCCGCGCTTTGATGGCGGCGCCCATGGCTTCGAAAATACCGTCGCGCTTCACCTTCGATACGCTGATATCCGCGCCCGCTTTCAGCCAGCGGTTCACTTTCTGGGTGAGGGCGAGCTTGCCGGTGTACCGGTCGAGGCGTCCGAGGCCTACGGCGGATTCTTCGCTGAATTTCCCGAAAGAAAGATAATAGCTCGTCTGGTTGCTGCCGCCGCTCACGCTCGCCTGGATGTTGTGGGTGGCCGCGTTGCGGGGCACCACGCGTTTCAACCAGTTAATGTCGGAGGCGCCTAAATCGAGCTGATCGATCTGCAGCGCCAGCAGTTCTTTTTCGTCGTTGAGCTGTGCTTCTTCGGCGGGAGGAAGGCCGCCTGCGCTGATGAGGCGGTCGATGTCGCCCATCCGGTTCCGCCGTGCTTCGGTGAAGAGCGCGCCGTATTCCGCGGTGTTGAGGGGGCGGTAGTCGAAGTGGGAGCGGGTGGTGCCGGCGTAACTGTTGATGGTGACTACCGGTTTGGCGCCGAAGGTGCCTTTTTTGGTGGTGATCATGATCACGCCCTGTGCGCCGCGCGCGCCGTAGATGGCGGCGGAGGCGGCGTCTTTCAGTACTTCGATGGAGGCAATGTCCTGCGGGTTGAGGTTGAACATGCTGAAGTTGGCGTTTTCCCCTTCCGGCCCCGCGTCGATCACCAGCCCGTCTACCACGATCAGCGGGTTGTTGCCGCTGCCGGTGTAATTGCTTTGGGTGGTTTGTACGCCGCGGATGGAAAAGTGGGGCATGCGGCCCGGCTCTGCGCTGGTATTGGTGATCTGCAGGCCCGCCACGCGGCCCTGCAGGGCGGAGATGGAATTGCTCACGATGTTTTCTTCCGGTTTGAGTGCGCCCACTTTACCGATGGAACCGGAAATCTCGCGTTTCTGCTGTGTGCCGTACCCTACCACCACCACTTCATTCAACCGCGCGCCGCCACTTTGCAGGGGCAGTTGCAGGGAGAGGTAGGCGCGGTCGTTCACGGGAAATTCCATTTGCCGGTACCCCAGGGAAGTGACCACGAGCACCGCTTTTTCCCGAACTTCACGGATGGTGAACTGCCCGTCTTCATTGGTGATGGCGCCTTTGCGGGTGCCTTTTACGATCACGGTGGCCCCGATCACGGGGTTGCCGTCGTCGCCGGTTACGCGGCCGGTAACGGAAGTTGTGCTGTCGGCCGCAGCGGCCGCCGGTTTGATCGTGGCGGCGGGCTCTATGAGAATGCGGTTATCGACCTGCCGGAAGGTGAGGGCATTGGGCGCGAGCAGGTGCTCCAGCACGTCGGCCAGGTATTGTTGGCCGGCCGGCATGTTGAGGTGCAGGATGTGGCGCACGTCCGATTTACGGTACATGAAGCGGAATCCCGTCTGGCTTTCGATTTTTTTGAAAGCGCCCAGCAGCGACTCATCTTTCAGCGGTAGCTGCACCACCTGGTCGCGCAGCCGCTGTGCGCTCGCAGAGGCGGCGGGCAGCAGCTGTACGGATAATACGACCAGGAAAAATGCAAGGAACGAAATACGCATACATCGATAAACGAAAAGTGTGAGGCCATGCGAAGGGAAAGCGCGCCCGCTCCCCGCCACGTGTGCGGAAAAAATCATAATTTAGTGATTGCAAGTGAAGAAAGTACCCGTTCGCGCGGGCTTTTGAAACTGAAGCCGGCCTTTCTCAATTCCCGTTGAAAAAGGCGGCAGCCTCTGCTTCCGCAGAGGTTTTTTGTTTTACGGCGGTTGGCTGGTTCGTTGCATGTTGTGATTCTGGCTGTGCCGCGGTACTACGGCCTGTAAATGATAATCGTGTTGTTCTCCTTGTCTTTTTTGTATGCTGCGTGATTAAAATCGCAGATGCTTTTGAGCACCTGTTCCAGGCTTTCCTCCCTGGCGAAGGTGGTGGTAAACCGTTGCTGTTGCAGTGTTTCGTCTGGTATGGAAATGTGTACGTCAAATCGTTCCTCGAGGAGGCCGGCGGCCTGGCGCAGCGTCACGTCGTCGAACAGCAGGTCCTGCTGCTGCCAGGCGGGCTGCGGCGGGGTGGCCAGTTGCAGCTGCTGGTGGGCGCGGCTGGCCGTGTTGTAGATCATCTGTTCGTTGGCAGACAGTACGCCGAGCGTTGTTGTTTCGCTGGCCACCTGTACGCGGCCGTTCAGTACGGTCACCGTGATATCGCCCGTGGCCGGTGCGTTGATTTCAAAGGTGGTGCCCAGTACCGTGGTTTGCAGCGCGCCGGTATGCACGATGAATGGCCGGGAAGACTGCTGCTGCACGGTGAAGAGGGCTTTCCCTTCGAGGTATACCTCGCGTTTGCCGCCCTCGAAACTGGCCGGGTATTGTAAACGGCTGCCCGCGCTCACCAGCACGCTGCTGCCGTCGGGCAGGGCGATGAAATTATTCTCATGTTCCGGCTGGATGTTTTGCTGGTTGGCGGTAATTGCCGGCGCCGCAGGTTCCTTGCCGGGCCAGAGCAATATGGTAGCCACGCCGCCTGCCAGCACGGCCGCCGCTGCCGCTGCTTTCAGCCAGGCGCGTCGCGGTCTGGCCGGTACGCCTTCGTGGCGCGCGATCTGTTCCATGATGCCGGCATGCATGGTGCTTTTGAGGCGTTCCCTTTCCGCATCCGTCAGCAGCGCCACGATGTCGGGCTGCGATTCGAATGCTTCGTAGCTGGCAAGCAGGAATTGTTCTTCTTCCGGGGAGGCGGTGCCCTCCCGGTATTTTTGGAGAATTTCCAGAAAATAGGCGGTGTCCATACTGATAAGACAGCCGGGAAAGAAAAAGCCCCATCGTGTGGGAAAAAATATTTTCAGGAGCGTGGGCCGGCCTTCCTGTTGACCGGTCGGGGTGGGGTATCATTGTCATGTCCGGTTATCGGAGCGATCGCTGATCATTCTTTTCAGACAAACATCCAGCAGAACACCTGCGCCAGTGAAGCCCGCAACCTGGCTAATGCCTTCCCCAGCTGGTTCTGCACCGTTTTGCGGGAAATGTTCAGCTGCCGCGCGATCTCGTCGGAGCTGGCGCCCTCGTCGAACTTCATCCGGAAAATCGCCTGGCGTGCAGGCGGCAGGGCATCCACCAGCCGGTGATACGCCTGCAGCAGTTCGTTGCGCCTCGCCAACGCGTCGCTGCCCTCCGTGCCGGGCAATTCCTCCAGCAGCAGACCGGCGAAAGGCAGAAACTTCTTTTCCGCCTCCAGTACATTTAAAACACGGTTGCGCACCGCGGTGTGGATATAGGCCGGCAGGTGGAGAATGTGCAGGTCCTGCCGCTTCAGCCATAACTGTAAAAAGAAATCCTGGGTAATGTCTTTAGCCTGGTCGGTGCTGCCCAGACGTTTGAAGGCGGCCGCATACACGGTTTGCCAGTAACGGTCATAGAGGGCGTTGAAGGCATCCCTGCTGCCTTCTCTCAGTCTATGCAGCAATACTGCATCCGTGTCTGTATTTGCGCCTGTTGCCCCCATGTTGCCTAACCGATAAAAATACATTTTTTAAAGAAATAACTTGGCAGCAAAGAGAGTTGTTATTACCTTGTAGTAAGTATTACACACTACTATGTTAAACATGACAACTATGCGTATCAAGACTTTTATCCTGGCTTTGCTGCTGGCGAACGGTGCAATGGCCCAAACAACACCTCTTCATAACGAACTGGCCCGGAAAGACAGCCTGCTTTTCGCCATCGCCATGGGCAGCTGCAATCTGCAGGCGCTGGACAACATTTTCACGAAAGATTTTGTGATGTACCACGACAACGGGTACGGGAATCCCTCTACCGCCCAACCGTACGCCGACCTGTTGGCGTTCATCAAAAAAACGTGTGAAAGTAAACCGGTGAAGATGCGGCGGGAGGTGGTTCAGCAAAGTTTGCAGACATTCCCCGTCAGTGAGCGGGAAGCCACCCA
This window encodes:
- a CDS encoding SusC/RagA family TonB-linked outer membrane protein, with amino-acid sequence MRISFLAFFLVVLSVQLLPAASASAQRLRDQVVQLPLKDESLLGAFKKIESQTGFRFMYRKSDVRHILHLNMPAGQQYLADVLEHLLAPNALTFRQVDNRILIEPAATIKPAAAAADSTTSVTGRVTGDDGNPVIGATVIVKGTRKGAITNEDGQFTIREVREKAVLVVTSLGYRQMEFPVNDRAYLSLQLPLQSGGARLNEVVVVGYGTQQKREISGSIGKVGALKPEENIVSNSISALQGRVAGLQITNTSAEPGRMPHFSIRGVQTTQSNYTGSGNNPLIVVDGLVIDAGPEGENANFSMFNLNPQDIASIEVLKDAASAAIYGARGAQGVIMITTKKGTFGAKPVVTINSYAGTTRSHFDYRPLNTAEYGALFTEARRNRMGDIDRLISAGGLPPAEEAQLNDEKELLALQIDQLDLGASDINWLKRVVPRNAATHNIQASVSGGSNQTSYYLSFGKFSEESAVGLGRLDRYTGKLALTQKVNRWLKAGADISVSKVKRDGIFEAMGAAIKARPDTPDSLKKTGAGAWDYSYGYQEHPLGALHTYHKNLRETWNYTGNFFAEATFSKNFSLRSMIAGSRSEDEQEYFMSPFSYQGQATSGNYTSEGNKGLRYTLNNVLSYRFNYAKLHADVLLGQEFTGNQYRTAAYNYQGFPLIEALWQPGNAAVATNFYASGNRFYEEYSESYFLRSNMNWEGKYLLSFSLRRDGTSKLSNNRYAWFPAVSGGWIISDEAFLKGNPLLSYLKVRTSYGITGNIRPIGLYDTRDLANSVLYLNEPALRLHTMLGNPDLKWERTRQHDIGLETRFFNNRLSITAEYYVKKTDGLLTSRQIPFSSGGFVSQRVNVGAMTNRGVDLAVSLASRPGNFHWEVSAVANINRNKVTELRDSIMGYGIYFAGGPQGYVQIGQPLGLLQLYNSLGVDPQTGDLVYEDRDKNGIINQKDMVYVPVAQPKASGGFTIDLGWKNFSLNTQLAFTLGNKIYNFSEQVYRNYDYDIYTGVVNNKPTWVLDRWQKPGDRSYYPRAVVGPHGAGQTTDWNVQPSTHYLFSGSYLRCRNITFAYNLPSALIGKAGMQQVRLYAAAQNVFTVKDKRLLANDPEQMIETGMQQDVAPLPRTFSAGIDLRF
- a CDS encoding RNA polymerase sigma factor, whose protein sequence is MYFYRLGNMGATGANTDTDAVLLHRLREGSRDAFNALYDRYWQTVYAAAFKRLGSTDQAKDITQDFFLQLWLKRQDLHILHLPAYIHTAVRNRVLNVLEAEKKFLPFAGLLLEELPGTEGSDALARRNELLQAYHRLVDALPPARQAIFRMKFDEGASSDEIARQLNISRKTVQNQLGKALARLRASLAQVFCWMFV
- a CDS encoding FecR family protein, giving the protein MDTAYFLEILQKYREGTASPEEEQFLLASYEAFESQPDIVALLTDAERERLKSTMHAGIMEQIARHEGVPARPRRAWLKAAAAAAVLAGGVATILLWPGKEPAAPAITANQQNIQPEHENNFIALPDGSSVLVSAGSRLQYPASFEGGKREVYLEGKALFTVQQQSSRPFIVHTGALQTTVLGTTFEINAPATGDITVTVLNGRVQVASETTTLGVLSANEQMIYNTASRAHQQLQLATPPQPAWQQQDLLFDDVTLRQAAGLLEERFDVHISIPDETLQQQRFTTTFAREESLEQVLKSICDFNHAAYKKDKENNTIIIYRP